The Peribacillus sp. FSL P2-0133 genome has a segment encoding these proteins:
- a CDS encoding homoserine dehydrogenase gives MTHKIALLGFGVVGQGLAEILQDKSESLRSGFNFDAKIVAISDVMKGSLYDPKGLDLSLALQTVKETGKLDSYPETPSLVRGWDSFQTIRESNADTVVEITFTDVKTGQPAIDHCRAAFESKKNVVMSNKGPVSLAYQELAELAKKNDVRWGFEGTVMSGTPALRMPLSSLAGNSIFEIRGILNGTTNYILTKMEEGLSYQDALSEAQAHGYAEADPTSDVEGYDAQYKATILANIVMGIPMKREEVECEGISHLTEKDIEWAKSEGKRWKLIAKCIKDGDKVIAKVGPEAIPLTDPLAGVLGAQNAITYDCDLAGPITLIGAGAGRKETGFSILIDLININRDQL, from the coding sequence ATGACACATAAGATAGCATTACTTGGATTTGGTGTAGTTGGTCAAGGGTTAGCTGAAATTTTACAAGATAAAAGTGAGTCACTACGTAGTGGGTTTAACTTTGATGCAAAAATCGTTGCTATTTCTGATGTTATGAAAGGTTCCCTTTATGATCCTAAGGGGTTGGATCTTTCTTTAGCGTTACAAACTGTAAAGGAAACAGGAAAATTAGATAGTTACCCTGAAACCCCTAGCTTGGTAAGAGGGTGGGATAGTTTTCAAACAATACGTGAGAGTAATGCAGACACTGTTGTTGAAATTACCTTTACTGATGTAAAAACAGGACAACCTGCCATTGATCATTGTAGAGCAGCATTTGAAAGCAAAAAGAACGTAGTAATGAGTAATAAAGGTCCGGTTTCTCTAGCTTATCAAGAGTTAGCTGAATTAGCAAAAAAAAATGATGTTCGTTGGGGCTTTGAAGGAACAGTTATGAGTGGAACCCCAGCATTAAGAATGCCTCTGAGTTCATTGGCAGGGAACAGCATTTTTGAAATACGAGGGATTTTAAATGGAACAACTAATTATATCCTAACTAAAATGGAAGAAGGATTGAGTTATCAAGATGCATTGTCAGAGGCACAAGCTCATGGTTATGCAGAGGCAGATCCGACTAGCGACGTTGAGGGATATGATGCTCAATATAAAGCTACCATTCTTGCTAACATTGTAATGGGTATTCCAATGAAACGAGAAGAAGTAGAATGTGAAGGGATTAGTCATCTTACGGAAAAGGACATTGAGTGGGCAAAATCAGAAGGTAAGAGATGGAAGTTAATTGCTAAATGTATAAAGGATGGCGATAAAGTCATTGCAAAGGTAGGACCTGAAGCTATACCTCTTACAGATCCTCTAGCTGGAGTTTTAGGTGCACAAAATGCTATTACTTATGATTGTGATTTAGCTGGCCCAATAACCTTAATTGGAGCGGGAGCTGGACGTAAAGAAACAGGATTCTCGATTCTTATTGACTTAATCAACATTAACCGTGATCAATTATAA
- a CDS encoding aldehyde dehydrogenase family protein, whose translation MFTDNLINKNKMFLAGEWVSRDKSIEVLDPQDHSLITTVPAANERDVIYTIEEAKKGVKIAADMSTHERIAILHRAADWIFENKERYATTIAREGSKTIKEARKEVLRCIETLRISAEEARRINGETISFDQMPGSEDRIGYYYRFPIGIIVAITPFNDPLNLVAHKVGPAIAAGNAIIVKPATVTPLSALLLAEAFEKAGLPPKVLSVITGYPSDMGDSLITHSAIRMISFTGGLATGKAIIQKAGLKKICMELGSNSPVIVLKDADLEEAVKSTVSGAFWAAGQNCLGVQRIYVQEGIYHDFIGKFIDRTQQYRVGDKLLEETDMGPMISEIEAKRVESWVNEAVEKGAKLLCGGKREGSFYQPTVLVNVPEDCKLATEEVFGPVVTIYNVPDLDTAISQSNSVDFGLQAGIFTRDLDKALRAIRKLDVGGVMVNDSSDYRIDAMPFGGVKGSGLGREGIKFALQEMTEPKVVCFKVNNKTI comes from the coding sequence ATGTTTACTGACAATTTAATAAATAAAAATAAGATGTTTCTTGCTGGGGAATGGGTATCTCGTGATAAAAGCATTGAAGTCTTGGATCCACAGGATCATAGTTTAATCACAACAGTTCCTGCTGCTAATGAAAGAGACGTCATTTATACTATTGAAGAAGCAAAAAAAGGAGTAAAAATAGCAGCAGATATGTCAACACATGAAAGAATTGCTATTCTTCATCGTGCTGCGGACTGGATCTTTGAAAATAAGGAAAGATATGCAACTACCATTGCTCGTGAGGGAAGTAAAACAATTAAAGAAGCAAGAAAAGAAGTACTACGTTGTATTGAAACACTTCGTATAAGTGCTGAAGAAGCAAGGAGAATTAATGGAGAAACCATTTCATTTGATCAAATGCCAGGAAGCGAAGATCGCATAGGTTACTATTATCGTTTTCCTATTGGAATTATTGTAGCTATAACACCTTTTAACGATCCCTTAAATCTTGTTGCACATAAAGTGGGTCCTGCTATTGCTGCTGGGAACGCTATTATTGTAAAACCAGCAACTGTAACACCATTAAGTGCTCTCTTATTGGCAGAAGCTTTTGAAAAAGCCGGTTTGCCACCGAAAGTTTTATCCGTCATTACCGGTTATCCAAGTGACATGGGCGATAGTCTAATTACTCATTCAGCTATACGAATGATTTCTTTTACAGGAGGACTTGCCACTGGCAAAGCAATTATTCAAAAAGCAGGCTTGAAAAAGATATGCATGGAGCTTGGATCAAACTCACCAGTTATTGTATTGAAAGATGCTGATTTAGAAGAAGCTGTGAAATCAACTGTTTCTGGAGCCTTTTGGGCAGCTGGACAAAATTGCTTAGGGGTACAGAGAATATATGTTCAAGAAGGTATTTATCATGACTTTATTGGTAAATTTATTGATCGTACTCAACAATATCGAGTAGGTGATAAATTATTAGAAGAAACAGATATGGGACCAATGATTTCCGAAATAGAAGCAAAACGTGTTGAAAGTTGGGTAAATGAAGCTGTTGAGAAAGGTGCAAAGTTGCTTTGTGGTGGAAAACGTGAAGGATCTTTTTATCAACCTACTGTTTTAGTTAATGTACCAGAAGATTGTAAATTGGCAACTGAAGAGGTTTTTGGCCCAGTTGTTACCATTTATAATGTTCCTGATCTTGATACAGCAATTTCCCAATCCAATAGTGTAGATTTCGGATTGCAAGCAGGTATATTCACTCGTGATTTAGACAAGGCATTAAGAGCCATACGTAAACTTGATGTAGGTGGAGTTATGGTAAATGATAGTTCAGATTATCGCATTGATGCGATGCCTTTCGGAGGTGTAAAAGGTTCTGGTTTAGGTCGTGAAGGAATTAAGTTTGCGCTTCAAGAAATGACTGAACCAAAAGTTGTTTGTTTTAAAGTTAATAATAAAACAATATGA
- a CDS encoding amino acid permease, whose protein sequence is MPNTNNTNENQLKRSMKSRHLFMISLGGVIGTGLFLSSGYTISQAGPGGTILAYLVGGLIMYLVMLCLGELTVAMPVTGSFQTYATKYIGPATGFTIGLMYWLTWVVTVGSEFTASGLLMQRWFPHTSVWMWSAVFAILIFLLNSFSVKIFAETEFWFSGIKIITIILFIVLGGSAMLGFIPMDDRASAPMLSNFTGDGGLFPNGLLPVFMAMISVNFAFSGTELIGIAAGESENPEKDVPRSIRNVIWRTMFFFVGAIFVLSGLISWKEAGVIESPFVMVFDNIGIPYAADIMNFVIITALLSVANSGLYASTRMLWSLSNEKMISSFLGKVTSNGVPLNALAVSMAVACLSLLSSVFAPDTVYVVLVAISGFAVVVVWIGIVLSQYMFRKHFLKMGGDIKNLKFRTPLYPFVPIAACVLCLASCIGLAFDTSQRIALYCGVPFIILCYLFYYMKNRGNKNQINSNNETDDYIRNIK, encoded by the coding sequence ATGCCAAACACAAATAATACCAATGAAAACCAGTTGAAACGTTCAATGAAAAGTAGGCATTTGTTCATGATTTCGCTAGGTGGTGTAATTGGAACGGGTCTTTTTCTGAGCAGTGGATATACAATTAGCCAAGCTGGACCAGGAGGTACGATTCTCGCTTACTTAGTAGGCGGGTTAATCATGTACCTTGTCATGTTATGCCTGGGGGAACTAACTGTTGCTATGCCAGTAACAGGTTCATTCCAAACTTACGCTACCAAATATATCGGTCCTGCCACTGGATTTACTATTGGTTTAATGTACTGGCTTACTTGGGTGGTAACGGTAGGTTCCGAATTTACTGCCTCTGGACTATTAATGCAGAGGTGGTTTCCTCACACTTCTGTTTGGATGTGGAGCGCCGTCTTTGCGATTCTAATTTTTTTACTTAATTCCTTTTCAGTAAAAATATTTGCAGAAACCGAATTTTGGTTTTCAGGTATAAAAATAATTACTATTATCTTATTTATTGTGCTTGGAGGATCTGCAATGCTTGGATTTATTCCAATGGATGATAGAGCCTCTGCCCCCATGCTTTCTAATTTCACTGGAGATGGAGGGCTTTTCCCAAATGGCCTGCTTCCAGTTTTTATGGCTATGATTTCCGTTAATTTTGCCTTTTCAGGAACAGAACTTATTGGCATTGCTGCTGGAGAAAGTGAAAATCCAGAAAAAGACGTTCCTAGATCTATTAGAAATGTAATTTGGCGAACAATGTTTTTCTTTGTTGGTGCAATTTTTGTGTTATCTGGGTTAATCTCTTGGAAAGAAGCAGGAGTCATTGAAAGTCCATTTGTGATGGTTTTTGACAACATCGGAATTCCTTATGCAGCTGATATTATGAACTTTGTTATTATTACAGCTTTACTCTCAGTAGCAAACTCTGGTCTATATGCATCTACTCGTATGTTATGGTCACTTTCAAATGAAAAAATGATAAGTTCATTTTTAGGAAAGGTAACGTCAAATGGAGTACCATTGAATGCTTTAGCTGTAAGTATGGCAGTAGCTTGTTTATCTCTATTATCTAGTGTATTTGCACCTGATACAGTTTATGTAGTACTTGTGGCTATATCAGGATTTGCAGTAGTAGTAGTTTGGATAGGGATTGTTTTATCACAATATATGTTCCGTAAACATTTTTTGAAAATGGGTGGAGATATTAAAAATTTAAAATTCCGTACACCACTTTATCCTTTTGTACCCATTGCTGCTTGTGTTTTGTGTCTTGCTTCTTGTATAGGTCTTGCTTTTGATACGAGCCAAAGAATTGCTCTGTATTGTGGAGTACCTTTTATTATTTTATGCTATCTCTTCTACTATATGAAAAATCGAGGAAATAAGAATCAGATAAATTCTAATAATGAAACGGATGATTATATTAGGAATATTAAGTAA
- a CDS encoding response regulator transcription factor, which produces MKTSITIIDDHQLFREGVKRILDFESSFDVVAEGDDGSEAMDLVKTHKPDVVIMDINMPNMNGVEATKMLVNRYPETKVIILSIHDDENYVQHALKTGAQGYLLKEMDADELIDAVRVVVEGGSYLHPKVTHNLVKEYRRLAAEEGADRDSVHAVEIRRPRHLLTRRECEVLQLLADGKSNRAIGETLYISEKTVKNHVSNILQKMNVNDRTQAVVLAIKKSWVEVK; this is translated from the coding sequence TTGAAGACTAGTATCACCATTATCGATGACCATCAGCTTTTCCGTGAAGGCGTTAAGCGTATATTAGATTTTGAATCCTCCTTTGATGTTGTTGCCGAAGGCGATGACGGAAGCGAGGCTATGGATCTTGTTAAAACACACAAACCAGATGTTGTTATCATGGATATCAACATGCCGAATATGAACGGTGTCGAAGCGACTAAAATGCTTGTAAACCGTTACCCTGAAACGAAAGTCATCATTTTATCGATTCATGATGATGAAAACTATGTACAGCATGCATTGAAAACAGGAGCACAAGGTTATCTCTTGAAAGAAATGGATGCAGATGAGTTAATTGATGCTGTTCGTGTAGTTGTAGAAGGTGGCTCATACCTTCATCCAAAGGTAACCCATAATCTAGTCAAAGAATATCGCCGTTTAGCTGCTGAAGAGGGGGCTGATCGTGATTCAGTGCATGCTGTAGAGATCAGAAGACCGCGTCACCTATTGACTCGACGCGAGTGTGAAGTTCTTCAACTTTTAGCAGACGGAAAAAGCAACCGTGCCATCGGCGAAACTTTATACATCAGTGAAAAAACAGTAAAAAACCATGTGAGTAACATTCTTCAAAAAATGAATGTAAACGACCGTACACAAGCTGTTGTTCTAGCTATTAAAAAAAGCTGGGTAGAAGTGAAATAA
- a CDS encoding SpoIID/LytB domain-containing protein, protein MKKVQNGIWMFVTLVLMLSLLPEMSVKAATDPIIKVKLKGYLGNKSEITVEPEVTYTTNLANVKLESNKKYTLRVRGTDIVVLTDSKEIGKASEIEVKPETGNGPLSINGRTYLGSFRFIMEDGKFIRPYNSIGLEDYLKGVVPAEMPALWNQEALKAQAVAARTYAMSYINRMPDDTVSFQVYGGYAWHENSTKAVKATDGQVIGYGDKQHIGSDALFYSSNGGKTESNKNVWGGTERPYLMVKNDPYDPQTAWSFSVKKHQIDLTNLDLTKADTWWANTKESEQTQEISNIRAWLQSNGYTGKDIKIIAVPLLTLQAPTSGGRVSKGSIKIEFMVKEKGKALQHSVILEDVAASKIRDIIGQSFMKSFLIDKVDTAKDTINVSGKGFGHGVGLSQYGAKKAGEQGYTFREILAFYYEGTSLKQAYKPEPEEVEPVKPEPAPIIPTPIPTPVPEPAPKDETAPTINDIKTYYDTKTNQVKLTFNTNEKANVTVEVKDEKEDVVASLVKGDEKPSGSQLAVWDASRVSNGSYTFEVRTIDSSRNSSSASVPFSLTKPDTTAPVINNTNTSYHSKTNKVFLKYETNEKSKVTVQVKDAKGKILATPINNTEKNAGIQWTSWNVSKVSNGKYSFEIATIDSNQNKSSATVTFTLIKPDTTAPSIKNIKTSYDSKTNKVDLKYEINEKAKVTVQVKDAKGKTVATLTNNTNKNAGVQSASWDVSKVSNGKYTFNITAIDLSKNKRTTTTSYTLNKPAAKNMTGRVNATKLNVRSKPSTSGKVLGSLKKNQIVTVITNSSSWYKIQYGKETGYVYGKYLTNVQ, encoded by the coding sequence ATGAAAAAGGTACAGAATGGAATATGGATGTTTGTTACACTTGTTCTCATGCTATCTTTACTTCCAGAAATGTCTGTTAAGGCGGCAACCGACCCGATCATTAAGGTTAAATTAAAAGGCTACCTTGGTAACAAATCTGAGATTACCGTCGAACCGGAAGTCACGTACACTACGAATCTAGCAAATGTAAAACTAGAATCGAACAAGAAGTATACGTTGAGGGTCAGAGGTACTGACATTGTTGTTCTGACAGATTCAAAAGAAATAGGCAAAGCTTCTGAGATTGAAGTGAAACCTGAAACAGGGAACGGTCCACTTTCGATTAATGGCCGTACATACTTAGGTAGTTTCCGTTTTATTATGGAAGATGGGAAATTCATCCGTCCGTATAACTCGATTGGTCTTGAAGATTATTTAAAAGGGGTTGTTCCAGCTGAAATGCCGGCTTTATGGAATCAGGAAGCCTTAAAGGCACAGGCTGTTGCGGCAAGAACCTATGCAATGAGCTACATCAACAGAATGCCCGATGACACAGTGAGTTTCCAGGTATACGGTGGCTATGCTTGGCACGAAAATTCAACAAAAGCTGTTAAAGCAACAGATGGTCAGGTCATTGGTTATGGTGATAAACAACATATAGGTTCAGATGCTCTTTTTTACTCTAGCAATGGAGGAAAAACGGAGTCCAACAAAAATGTTTGGGGCGGCACAGAGCGACCATATTTAATGGTCAAAAACGATCCATATGATCCGCAAACTGCATGGAGCTTTAGTGTAAAAAAGCATCAAATAGACCTTACAAACTTAGATCTGACAAAAGCAGATACATGGTGGGCTAATACGAAGGAATCCGAACAAACACAAGAAATTTCTAATATAAGAGCATGGCTGCAGTCAAATGGCTATACAGGCAAAGACATTAAAATTATCGCTGTCCCTTTACTCACCCTTCAAGCACCAACAAGTGGCGGCAGGGTGAGTAAAGGAAGTATTAAGATTGAATTTATGGTGAAAGAAAAGGGGAAGGCGCTACAACACAGTGTAATATTAGAAGATGTAGCGGCTTCGAAAATTAGAGACATTATAGGTCAGAGCTTCATGAAAAGCTTTTTAATAGACAAAGTGGATACTGCAAAGGATACGATTAACGTTTCAGGTAAAGGCTTCGGCCATGGTGTCGGACTAAGCCAGTATGGCGCGAAAAAAGCTGGCGAACAGGGATATACGTTTCGCGAGATTCTTGCATTCTATTATGAAGGGACAAGCTTAAAACAAGCTTATAAGCCAGAACCTGAGGAAGTAGAACCTGTAAAGCCGGAACCGGCACCTATCATTCCAACGCCAATCCCAACACCAGTTCCGGAACCGGCACCTAAAGATGAAACAGCACCAACCATTAATGATATAAAAACGTATTACGATACTAAAACAAACCAAGTAAAATTAACCTTTAATACGAATGAAAAAGCGAATGTGACAGTAGAAGTTAAGGATGAAAAAGAGGATGTAGTCGCTTCTCTTGTTAAAGGGGACGAAAAGCCATCAGGATCGCAATTAGCCGTTTGGGATGCTTCAAGGGTAAGCAACGGTTCATACACCTTTGAAGTTAGAACGATTGATAGTAGTAGAAATTCAAGTTCAGCATCTGTTCCATTTTCATTAACAAAGCCTGACACAACAGCTCCAGTTATTAATAATACAAATACCTCATATCACTCAAAAACGAATAAGGTTTTTCTGAAGTATGAGACCAATGAAAAATCAAAGGTTACTGTTCAAGTAAAAGACGCAAAAGGTAAAATCCTAGCTACTCCGATCAATAATACAGAGAAAAATGCCGGTATCCAATGGACATCGTGGAATGTATCGAAGGTTTCGAACGGTAAGTACTCATTTGAAATTGCAACGATCGACAGTAATCAAAATAAAAGCTCAGCAACGGTTACATTTACATTAATAAAACCCGATACAACGGCACCTTCCATTAAGAATATAAAAACCTCATATGATTCAAAAACGAATAAAGTTGATTTGAAGTATGAGATTAACGAAAAGGCGAAGGTAACCGTTCAAGTAAAAGATGCAAAAGGCAAAACCGTGGCGACACTGACCAATAATACTAATAAAAATGCCGGTGTCCAAAGTGCATCATGGGATGTATCAAAGGTATCGAACGGAAAATATACGTTTAACATTACAGCGATAGATCTAAGTAAGAACAAACGTACAACGACGACTTCCTACACATTAAACAAACCGGCAGCGAAAAATATGACTGGTAGGGTCAATGCTACAAAGTTAAATGTCCGTTCCAAACCATCCACATCAGGGAAAGTTCTTGGCTCTTTGAAGAAAAACCAAATCGTTACCGTCATTACTAATAGCAGTTCTTGGTACAAAATTCAGTACGGTAAGGAAACAGGTTATGTATATGGAAAATACTTAACGAACGTCCAATAA